The region AGGCGGCGATGCGCGTTCGCGTGACGTCGACACCTGCGGAGAAGGCGGTCGCGTCGTTGCCGCCCACGGCGTACAGGTTGCGGTGGAACGCGGTTCGCGACAGCGCGAACCAGATGGCCAGCGGGATCGCCAGCAGGATCAGCGCGCCGGGGATCGGGCCGACCTTGTCGGCGAAGTCGGCGGTCCAGTTGGCGGCCGGGGTGGAGGCGTTGGCGGGCGCGATCTTGGCGATCACGCCGGCCAGCACGAAGAACGTGCACAGCGTCGCGATGACCGGCTGGTAGCGCAGCAGCGTGACGAGCACGCCGTTGAGCGCTCCGACCACCAAGCCCATGACCATCAACAACGGCAGATCGACCCACACGCTGCCGGGCAGCAGCCATTTGACGAGCACGACGTTGGCCAGCACCGCGATCGGGCCGACCGAGATGTCGAGACCGCCACCGCCGGACACGATCGACGGGGTGGAGGCCATGGCGACGATCGCGAACGGCACCAGGGTCGCCAGCTCGGTGGGCCAGTTGCCGGGCTTGCCGAAGGCCGGCTCGGCGAGGATGTTGGCGACGAGGAGGACGAGCGCGAGCCCGGCCGCGAAGACGAACGGGCGCGTGCGCAGCAGCTCTCGGAGATCAGGCATCGACGGCCTCGCCGAAGAAGGCGGCCACGAGCGCCTGGCGGGTGAGGGCGGCGCGCGGCAGCTCGGCCGCGACCTTCCCTTCGCGGAAGACGACCACCCGGTCCATCAGCTCGACGTGCTCGTCGACCTCGGTCGACAGCATCACGATCGCCATGCCGCCGGCGGCCAGGTCGAGCAGCAGGTCGTACAGGTCGCGCTTGGCGTTGATGTCCACGCCGCGCGTCGGGTCGTTGAGCAGCAGGACCTCGGGCTCGGTGGCCAGCCAGCGGGCCATGACGACCTTCTGCTGGTTGCCGCCCGAGAGCGTGGTGATCGCGTCTTCAGGATCGCCGAGCTTGATCCGCAGGCGGTCGACGTACTCGCTCAGGCGCGCTCGCGTGCGCGCGGGCGAGAGCAGCCCGCGGCGCGCGTCCCGGCCGAGGGTGACGATGCCGAAGTTCTCGCGGATCGACTTGGACTCGAACAGCGACTCGGCGCGGCGCTCGCGCGGGACGTAGGCGGCGCGCGCGCCGGCGCTCGCCGCGAGCGCGCGCAGGAACGCGTCCTGGCCGTGGCCTTCGAGGCCGGCCAACCCGACGAGCTCGCCGGCGCGCAGCGTGAAGCCCTCCACCTCCAGGACCACGGGGCCGGGCGCCACGTGCGTGCGCTCGGCCGCCTCGGCGGCCAGGTGATCGGCGCCGGTCATCAGCCGCACGAGCTCGCTCGCCGTGGCCTCGTGGCGCTGCAACGTGGCGACGGTGTCGCCGGAGCGCATCACCGTGCAGCGGTCGCCGATGTCGGCGATCTCGTCCATGCGATGAGAGATGAAGATCACCGACGTCCCGGCCGCGGTGCGCTCGCGCAACAGGGCGAAGAGCCGGTTGCGCGTCTCGATGTCCAGCGCCGAGGTCGCCTCGTCGAGGATCAAGACGCGCGGCTCGCGGACCAGGGCGCGCGCCAGGCAGCACGCCTGCCGCTCGCTGAGCGTGAGGTGCTCGACCGGGCGGTCGAGGTCGGGCGCGGTGCCCAGCAGCCGCTCGAGGATCGCGCCGGCGCGCGCACGCTTCTCGTCGATCGCCACCGCCGTGCGCAGCACCCCGTCGACGCCCATCCACACGTTCTCGAGCACCGACCGCGGCTCGACGACGAGCACCTCCTGGAAGACCGTCGCGATGCCGGCCCGCGCCGCCTGCGCGGGGGAGGTGAGCTTCGCCGCGTCGCTGTCGGGCAGGTCGAGCTGCCCGCTGTCGGGGCGGTGGATCCCGGAGAGGATCTTCACCAGCGTCGACTTGCCCGAGCCGTTCTCCCCGACGATGCAGTGCACCTCGCCGGCGCGCAGCTCGAACGAGCACGATCGCAGGGCCTTCGTGGCCCCGAAGGACTTGGCCAGGTTGTCGGCTCGCAGCGCGACGGGGCGCTCGGTTCCTGTCCCGAGCGTGGGATCCGTCGCGCTGGCCGGGCGCACTCCGCTCACCAGCATCAGCTCTCCTCTCCTACGAACCGCCGCGGTGGACCCGAAGGCGCGTTCTAATTCGGCATGTGTACCGGAGTCGTGCGGGTGAAGTCAAGGCAAACCCGAATCGTCGTTCTAACCCTTGACAGCGACGGTTCGTTCGGCCTAGTCTCGAATTAGAACGACGGTTCGTGTTACTTCAGGAGGAGAGACCTAGATGTCCGAAGTGCTGCTGTCCCAGCTCGCCTATGCCGAGCTCATCAGCCCCAAGCCCGAGGAGACCGTCAAGTGGATGGTCGACGTGCTGGGGCTCGAGGAGACCCATCGCGAGGGTCAGTCGGTCTACCTCCGCGGCTGGGCGGAGTGGCTGCACTCGAGCCTGATCGTCACCGAGGGCGCCGAGCCCGCGCTCGGGGCCACCGGCTGGCGCGCCTATGGACCCGGAGATCCTGAGATCGTCGCCAAGCGTGTCGAGGCCGCCGGCACGGGGGTGGGCTGGGTCGCGGAGCGTCCGGGTCGCGGCGCGGCCTACCAGTACCGCGCGCCGTACGGTCAGCACCTGCACGAGGTCTTCTGGGAGGTCGAGCGCTACCAGGCACCCCCGGAGAAGGTCGACCACGGCCTGCTCAACCGACCGCAGAAGAACCCCGGCCGTGGCGCCCAGGCGCGCTACATCG is a window of Conexibacter woesei Iso977N DNA encoding:
- a CDS encoding ABC transporter permease, whose amino-acid sequence is MPDLRELLRTRPFVFAAGLALVLLVANILAEPAFGKPGNWPTELATLVPFAIVAMASTPSIVSGGGGLDISVGPIAVLANVVLVKWLLPGSVWVDLPLLMVMGLVVGALNGVLVTLLRYQPVIATLCTFFVLAGVIAKIAPANASTPAANWTADFADKVGPIPGALILLAIPLAIWFALSRTAFHRNLYAVGGNDATAFSAGVDVTRTRIAAYALGGCFAAVAGVALTALVQSTQATGYSQYTLIALAAVALGGTQLGGGRGGLIPSLLGACCIYLMQTLLGAVGVSSSWLTFVYGALLVTGVVVGAQMLTLKPRSAQA
- a CDS encoding sugar ABC transporter ATP-binding protein, producing MLVSGVRPASATDPTLGTGTERPVALRADNLAKSFGATKALRSCSFELRAGEVHCIVGENGSGKSTLVKILSGIHRPDSGQLDLPDSDAAKLTSPAQAARAGIATVFQEVLVVEPRSVLENVWMGVDGVLRTAVAIDEKRARAGAILERLLGTAPDLDRPVEHLTLSERQACCLARALVREPRVLILDEATSALDIETRNRLFALLRERTAAGTSVIFISHRMDEIADIGDRCTVMRSGDTVATLQRHEATASELVRLMTGADHLAAEAAERTHVAPGPVVLEVEGFTLRAGELVGLAGLEGHGQDAFLRALAASAGARAAYVPRERRAESLFESKSIRENFGIVTLGRDARRGLLSPARTRARLSEYVDRLRIKLGDPEDAITTLSGGNQQKVVMARWLATEPEVLLLNDPTRGVDINAKRDLYDLLLDLAAGGMAIVMLSTEVDEHVELMDRVVVFREGKVAAELPRAALTRQALVAAFFGEAVDA